The nucleotide sequence TCCTTCCCATGGGCATATACTCCAAGAAGGTAAAAGCCATCGCTGACTTGAAGCCGAAAGCAACTATCGCTATTCCTAATGATCCTACTAACGGCGGCCGTGCTTTACTGCTGCTAGAAAAAGCCGGAGTTATTAAGCTCAAGCCGGGCGTAGGCGTGCATGCTACTGTCCTTGATATAGCGGAAAATCCGAAGAACTTCAAAATCATTGAAATTGAAGCTGCCCAGACCCCTCGATCCTTGGATGACGTGGATCTCGTCGCTATTAACACAAACTATGCACTTCCTGCCGGCCTTGTTCCTGCCAAAGACGCACTCTTAGTGGAAGACGGCAACTCTCCTTATGCTAACCTGATCGTGGTCAGAGCGGAAGATAAGGATAATCCTACTTATCAAAAATTCGCAAAGATTTATCAATCAGAGCCTATTAAACAATTTGTTCTCGATCATTTCAAAGGCACCATTCTCCCAAGCTGGTAAGAAAAAGTGGATAGACACTGAAATTGTGACCACAGTAGTACATAACAGTCTACTGTGGTCACTTCTTAAGGAGTAATAAGCATGGAAACTATTAAAATCCCCTATGGAAATGACACTAAAGAGTTCCGCGTGCCGAAGAAAAATATTGTTGGTGTGTATTCGCCAAAAGATTTTGAAGCAGTGCCTGATGTTCGCAGGGAAGTAGTCCGAGCTGTCAACCATCCGATTGGCACTAAAACTGTAAAGGAGCTTGCCCAAGGAGCTCAAAAAGTGGTATTGGTAGCAGATGATAACACAAGATTGACACCTACAGACAAGATTATTCCAATACTATTAGATGAGTTAAACGATGCTGGGGTTAAAGATGAGCAAATTACTGTCATTATTGCTCTAGG is from Anaerosporomusa subterranea and encodes:
- a CDS encoding MetQ/NlpA family ABC transporter substrate-binding protein gives rise to the protein MNKFTKAIALLMTTLFLLLAVGCGSSEKAADKAADKGGAKTSIKVGTTAGPHAQVMEKVKAEAEKQGLKVEIVEFNDYIQPNVALAQKDLDINVYQHKPFLERAMADRQYKFVATGKSIILPMGIYSKKVKAIADLKPKATIAIPNDPTNGGRALLLLEKAGVIKLKPGVGVHATVLDIAENPKNFKIIEIEAAQTPRSLDDVDLVAINTNYALPAGLVPAKDALLVEDGNSPYANLIVVRAEDKDNPTYQKFAKIYQSEPIKQFVLDHFKGTILPSW